One segment of Insulibacter thermoxylanivorax DNA contains the following:
- a CDS encoding rhomboid family intramembrane serine protease, whose translation MMFVRTENLRSYIRLYPVNSVILLICIAMFIIMTLSGGTENSRVLLRFGAFISPFPRFELPGLWGGGWDLARFISAIFIHIGFSHILFNGFSIFVFAPELERMFGHVRYAVFFLVTGIAGNLTSHLFHSWTFKGQYTLSAGASGAIFGVFGAYLALVLLRRSFIDKGTYTTVMTIVVMGAVYSFVVPNVGWEAHLGGFVAGFIWMAALLQRQSRRRFQ comes from the coding sequence ATGATGTTTGTTCGCACGGAAAACCTGCGGTCCTACATCCGCCTGTATCCCGTTAATTCAGTGATTCTTCTCATCTGCATCGCCATGTTCATCATCATGACCCTGAGCGGCGGCACGGAGAACAGCCGTGTTCTGTTGCGCTTCGGCGCCTTTATCAGCCCTTTCCCGCGCTTCGAACTCCCCGGATTATGGGGCGGGGGATGGGACCTGGCCCGCTTCATCAGCGCGATCTTCATCCATATCGGCTTCTCTCACATCTTGTTCAACGGTTTCTCCATCTTCGTCTTCGCTCCGGAATTAGAGAGGATGTTCGGACATGTCCGCTACGCGGTCTTCTTCCTGGTGACGGGCATCGCCGGCAATCTCACCTCCCATCTCTTTCACAGCTGGACATTCAAGGGTCAATATACCTTGTCGGCAGGAGCATCAGGAGCGATCTTCGGCGTGTTTGGCGCCTATCTGGCTTTGGTTCTGCTGCGCAGGTCATTCATTGACAAGGGAACCTATACGACGGTTATGACCATCGTCGTCATGGGGGCTGTCTATTCCTTCGTCGTGCCGAATGTCGGCTGGGAAGCGCATCTGGGCGGCTTCGTTGCCGGGTTCATCTGGATGGCGGCACTGCTTCAGCGGCAGAGTCGGCGGAGATTCCAATAG